A window from Herbaspirillum sp. meg3 encodes these proteins:
- a CDS encoding amino acid ABC transporter permease, which translates to MSYDFQFAFIFQHMDQLLWGALLTIRLSALSMICGLAVGIFGAIVSIHGSAPARFAVTSYVELIRSTPFLVQLFIIFFGLPAAGVQVDANIAALVAMTVNLGAYSTEIVRAGMMAVHPSQIEAAQALAMTRWQVIRHVVLTPALEKVYPALASQFTLMMLASSVVSAISAEELTASANLLDAETFRSFEIYLIVMGLYILLALLFRLSFWLIGLVVFKRRRRLGVARPRGNR; encoded by the coding sequence ATGTCTTATGATTTTCAGTTTGCGTTCATCTTTCAGCACATGGATCAGTTGTTGTGGGGAGCGTTGCTCACCATCCGGCTCAGTGCGCTGTCGATGATCTGCGGTTTGGCGGTGGGTATCTTTGGGGCGATCGTGAGCATTCACGGTTCGGCGCCGGCCCGCTTTGCGGTCACGTCCTATGTGGAGCTGATTCGCAGCACACCTTTCCTGGTGCAGTTGTTCATTATCTTTTTCGGCTTGCCCGCTGCGGGCGTGCAGGTCGATGCCAATATCGCCGCGCTGGTGGCGATGACGGTCAATCTCGGCGCGTATTCGACCGAGATCGTGCGTGCCGGCATGATGGCCGTCCATCCTTCGCAGATCGAAGCGGCGCAGGCGCTGGCGATGACGCGCTGGCAGGTGATTCGCCACGTGGTGTTGACACCGGCGCTGGAGAAGGTCTATCCGGCCCTGGCCAGTCAGTTCACGTTGATGATGCTGGCCTCCAGCGTGGTGTCGGCGATCTCTGCCGAGGAGTTGACGGCGAGCGCCAATCTGCTCGACGCCGAAACCTTCCGCAGCTTTGAAATTTACCTGATCGTGATGGGGCTCTACATTCTGCTGGCGCTGCTGTTCCGCCTCAGTTTCTGGCTCATCGGTCTGGTTGTGTTTAAACGCCGCCGCCGTCTTGGCGTAGCGCGGCCAAGGGGGAACCGATGA
- a CDS encoding transporter substrate-binding domain-containing protein, with protein MSIKKLFSTKFAALTLVAACAASAAVSASAQTVADLIKKGKVTIGVVSGTPPFGSVDAKGEPIGYDVDVANLIGKYLGLPVEIVPLVPPARIPALESGKVDFLAATLAPTPERAKSVMFTIPYSGFELSIVGPVGSKFKNLNDLVKKKVGVSRGSTNDTALTRLAPAGTVLVRFEDDSTVTQALLSGQVDAISIPNTMATEIVKTRGAGKIDIKFPYSVQPNSMTVRKGAFDLQQWLNNFIYYVKLNGELDAISRKWSGSPLPNLPVF; from the coding sequence ATGAGCATCAAGAAACTGTTCAGCACCAAATTCGCCGCACTGACGCTGGTGGCCGCGTGTGCCGCCAGCGCAGCGGTCAGCGCCAGCGCACAAACCGTGGCCGACCTGATCAAGAAGGGCAAAGTCACTATCGGTGTCGTCAGCGGCACGCCACCGTTCGGCAGTGTTGACGCCAAAGGCGAACCGATCGGCTACGACGTTGATGTCGCCAACCTGATCGGCAAATATCTGGGCCTGCCGGTTGAAATCGTCCCGCTGGTGCCGCCTGCACGTATTCCTGCGCTGGAATCCGGCAAGGTCGACTTCCTGGCGGCGACATTGGCGCCAACGCCTGAACGCGCCAAGTCGGTGATGTTCACAATTCCTTACAGCGGCTTTGAGTTGTCGATCGTCGGTCCGGTCGGCTCCAAGTTCAAGAACCTGAACGATCTGGTCAAGAAGAAGGTCGGCGTTTCGCGCGGTAGCACCAACGACACTGCGTTGACACGTCTGGCACCTGCCGGCACCGTGCTGGTTCGCTTTGAAGATGACTCGACTGTGACTCAGGCTTTGCTGAGCGGACAAGTTGACGCGATCTCCATCCCGAACACCATGGCAACAGAAATCGTGAAGACGCGTGGCGCAGGCAAGATCGATATCAAGTTCCCCTACTCGGTGCAACCGAACTCGATGACCGTGCGCAAGGGTGCTTTTGACCTGCAGCAATGGCTCAACAACTTCATCTACTACGTCAAGCTGAACGGCGAACTGGATGCGATCTCCCGCAAGTGGTCGGGTTCGCCGCTGCCGAATCTGCCGGTATTTTAA
- a CDS encoding LacI family DNA-binding transcriptional regulator, whose translation MQHMRGVGAGRVTIAQVAREAGVSKTSISRYLGGELDALSEHLREQIRSTIARLGYQPSQMARGLKGGRTRLIGMLVADILNPYSVAVLNGAEAACQEHGYTLMLCNTGNDEKREQQSLAALHSYSVEGLLFNTQGRNVTPLKELGRVAFPVVLLDRRIDGCDFDLVGLDNVRAARMATAHLLESGYTNIGLVVQPLYGVSSRQGRQAGFLQALAERPDCEGETLEVHIDQPGHVAAMLQDFLKRRKALRGGGKIAILAGNGMVSLQIALALQSMKLRFPEDIGLLCFDELSWSPLVGSGISTVEQPTYEIGFAAIERLLARINGEHAPRREILLDGRLILRGSSQAERAAGGTKEQIF comes from the coding sequence ATGCAACACATGCGCGGCGTTGGCGCGGGCAGGGTCACGATTGCCCAGGTCGCACGCGAAGCGGGTGTGTCGAAGACCAGTATTTCGAGATATCTCGGCGGCGAGCTTGATGCGTTGTCGGAGCACTTGCGCGAACAGATTCGCAGCACGATCGCCCGGCTCGGTTATCAACCCAGCCAGATGGCACGCGGCCTCAAGGGTGGGCGCACCCGACTCATCGGAATGCTGGTGGCGGACATTCTGAATCCGTATTCGGTGGCGGTGTTGAACGGCGCCGAGGCAGCTTGTCAGGAGCACGGCTATACGCTGATGTTGTGTAACACCGGTAACGATGAAAAGCGCGAGCAGCAGTCGCTGGCGGCGTTGCATTCTTATAGCGTGGAAGGACTGCTGTTTAACACGCAAGGACGCAATGTCACGCCGCTGAAGGAGTTGGGGCGCGTGGCATTCCCGGTGGTGTTGCTGGACAGGCGAATTGACGGGTGTGACTTTGATCTGGTGGGGCTCGACAATGTCAGGGCTGCGCGCATGGCGACCGCGCATTTGCTGGAAAGCGGCTATACCAACATCGGGCTCGTGGTGCAGCCGTTATATGGTGTCAGTTCGCGGCAGGGGCGACAAGCCGGATTCTTGCAGGCGCTGGCTGAAAGACCCGATTGCGAAGGCGAGACGCTGGAAGTGCATATCGATCAACCCGGCCATGTGGCTGCGATGCTGCAGGATTTTTTGAAGCGTCGCAAAGCCCTGCGTGGCGGCGGGAAAATCGCGATCCTCGCCGGTAACGGTATGGTGTCGCTGCAAATTGCGCTGGCGCTGCAAAGCATGAAATTACGTTTTCCCGAAGACATTGGCTTGCTGTGTTTTGATGAATTGTCATGGTCGCCATTGGTCGGCAGCGGCATCAGTACGGTCGAGCAACCGACGTACGAGATCGGCTTTGCCGCCATCGAACGTTTGCTTGCACGCATCAATGGTGAGCATGCGCCACGCCGCGAAATCTTGCTGGATGGACGCTTGATTTTGCGCGGCTCAAGTCAGGCAGAGAGAGCTGCCGGCGGAACGAAAGAACAGATTTTTTGA
- a CDS encoding EAL domain-containing protein: MRGFRVIFVCAVVGVLTATLSTGGMFYLSRYRAGNEEQARLSSFAQRGLMRAQSTFNDIRVVLFTLSTMSVTPCSTEHIAIMRRLTINNRSVDEIGYYENGFLKCTSWGVTAEQVRQPTADFTAEDGVKVTMRLMPLVTKGNPLLASQYNAYNVLTVPERFSDVLVESGIQLVIASDTGKIFSTQNAPDLSLTAKIIAAAQPITDANVLYAVERGGGFVAVATERKRDLLQKLHEEDALFVPIGILMAGLAICIAIFLMRRRLSPLEELIAAIKKHQLVVHYQPIIELASGRCVGAEALLRWQQPDGELLRPDLFIPLAEESGLMAEITAHVIDIVVRDLQPVLVRDRSLYVAINLSADDVKTGKGVDVIQNALAGTDIENHQILLEATERGLVDVTSACLTLDRARELGHTIAIDDFGTGYSSVSSLQRLPLDAIKIDQIFINTIGTNAPTSSVTSHIIAMAKTLQLKIFAEGIETQGQADYLRHLKVEYGQGWLFSTAIPLGEFISYYQKNREQFPIASMLNGDKNSD, translated from the coding sequence ATGAGGGGTTTTCGCGTTATTTTTGTCTGTGCCGTGGTCGGCGTCCTTACTGCGACGCTATCCACTGGGGGTATGTTCTATCTCTCGCGGTATCGTGCAGGCAATGAAGAGCAGGCGCGGTTGAGTTCATTCGCGCAGCGCGGTCTGATGCGTGCGCAAAGCACCTTCAACGACATACGTGTCGTTCTCTTTACGCTTAGTACCATGAGCGTCACACCTTGTTCCACCGAGCATATCGCCATCATGCGGCGCTTGACCATCAACAACCGTTCGGTGGATGAAATCGGCTATTACGAAAATGGCTTCCTCAAATGTACCTCATGGGGTGTCACGGCAGAACAAGTTAGACAACCGACGGCAGATTTCACTGCTGAAGATGGCGTCAAGGTAACGATGCGTTTGATGCCGCTAGTCACCAAGGGCAATCCACTTCTGGCGTCGCAATATAACGCCTATAACGTCTTGACTGTGCCGGAAAGATTCTCCGATGTGCTCGTCGAGAGCGGTATTCAATTGGTGATCGCCTCCGATACGGGCAAGATTTTCAGCACACAAAATGCGCCCGATTTATCACTGACAGCCAAAATTATCGCCGCCGCTCAGCCCATCACAGATGCCAATGTTCTCTATGCCGTCGAACGTGGCGGTGGTTTTGTCGCCGTCGCGACTGAGCGGAAACGAGATTTGCTCCAAAAACTACATGAGGAAGATGCGCTGTTTGTGCCGATCGGAATCCTGATGGCGGGATTGGCGATCTGCATCGCGATTTTTTTGATGCGTCGTCGCCTGTCGCCGTTGGAGGAGTTGATCGCGGCGATAAAGAAGCATCAACTCGTCGTTCACTATCAGCCCATCATCGAACTGGCGAGTGGACGTTGTGTCGGCGCAGAAGCGTTGCTGCGTTGGCAGCAGCCTGATGGCGAATTGTTGCGGCCGGATTTGTTCATTCCGCTGGCCGAAGAGAGCGGCTTGATGGCGGAGATTACCGCTCACGTCATCGACATCGTTGTGCGCGATTTGCAGCCGGTGCTGGTGAGGGATCGCAGCTTGTATGTGGCAATCAATCTCAGTGCCGATGACGTCAAAACCGGTAAAGGCGTCGATGTCATTCAGAATGCGTTGGCTGGCACCGATATCGAAAATCACCAGATCTTGCTGGAAGCAACTGAGCGCGGTTTAGTTGATGTCACTTCTGCGTGCCTGACGCTGGATCGTGCGAGAGAACTTGGACACACGATTGCCATCGATGATTTCGGTACCGGCTATTCCAGCGTGTCTTCACTGCAAAGACTACCGCTCGACGCGATAAAAATTGATCAGATTTTCATTAATACAATAGGCACAAATGCGCCTACCAGCAGCGTCACATCACATATTATTGCGATGGCAAAAACGCTGCAGCTCAAGATCTTTGCGGAAGGTATCGAAACGCAAGGTCAGGCGGATTACTTGCGTCATCTCAAGGTGGAGTACGGGCAGGGCTGGTTGTTTTCCACGGCCATACCTCTCGGAGAGTTCATCTCTTACTATCAAAAGAACCGTGAGCAGTTTCCAATTGCATCCATGCTCAATGGTGATAAAAACAGCGACTGA
- a CDS encoding formate dehydrogenase subunit delta — protein MNLPHLIKMANQIGTFFSTMPDHEQAVMDLASHIKRFWEPRMRRALLLYVDEKGGEELSDIVRESVKLHHAMLAA, from the coding sequence ATGAATCTTCCGCACCTGATCAAGATGGCAAACCAGATCGGTACTTTTTTCTCCACCATGCCTGACCACGAGCAGGCGGTGATGGATCTGGCGTCGCACATCAAGCGATTTTGGGAGCCGCGCATGCGTCGCGCATTGCTGCTCTATGTGGATGAAAAGGGTGGCGAAGAGTTGAGCGACATCGTGCGCGAATCGGTCAAATTGCACCACGCGATGCTAGCCGCCTGA
- the fdhD gene encoding formate dehydrogenase accessory sulfurtransferase FdhD: MNACPIPLSADTEFATSAQVDVEKWRDGQRERIVDVVAEEVPIALEYNGISHAVMMATPDDLEDFALGFSLTEGILADPSELYDCEIVQGAEGIQVQMNVATERFVALKEKRRNLTGRTGCGLCGAETLEQAVRHPAAVQADALRFSAETLHAALEAMQAQQELQKQTGATHAAAWLGRDGNIKLVREDVGRHNALDKLIGALAEDKQDFSSGAVIITSRASYEMVQKAATVGIGFIAAISAPTALAIRLAKETDVTLIGFVRRQGHVVYAGPHRLI, from the coding sequence ATGAATGCATGTCCCATCCCATTGTCGGCAGACACGGAATTCGCCACGTCGGCGCAAGTCGACGTGGAAAAGTGGCGCGATGGCCAGCGTGAACGCATTGTCGATGTTGTCGCCGAAGAGGTGCCGATTGCGCTGGAGTACAACGGCATTTCACATGCCGTGATGATGGCGACGCCGGACGATCTGGAAGATTTTGCCTTGGGCTTCTCATTGACCGAAGGCATTCTTGCCGATCCAAGCGAGCTCTACGACTGTGAGATCGTCCAGGGCGCTGAAGGCATTCAGGTGCAAATGAATGTCGCTACCGAACGCTTTGTCGCCTTGAAGGAAAAACGTCGCAACCTGACCGGCCGCACCGGCTGTGGTTTGTGTGGCGCAGAAACGCTGGAGCAGGCGGTGCGTCATCCTGCCGCGGTACAAGCTGATGCATTGCGATTTTCAGCCGAGACCTTGCACGCCGCATTGGAGGCCATGCAAGCACAGCAAGAGTTGCAGAAGCAGACTGGCGCCACGCATGCAGCCGCATGGCTGGGGCGCGACGGCAATATCAAGCTGGTGCGCGAAGACGTCGGTCGTCACAACGCGCTCGACAAGTTGATCGGCGCATTGGCAGAAGACAAGCAGGATTTTTCATCGGGCGCAGTGATCATCACCAGCCGCGCCAGTTATGAAATGGTGCAAAAAGCGGCAACGGTCGGTATCGGTTTCATCGCCGCGATTTCTGCCCCGACTGCATTGGCAATCCGGCTGGCCAAAGAAACGGATGTCACCCTGATCGGTTTCGTACGCCGGCAGGGACATGTCGTTTATGCCGGCCCGCACCGCCTGATCTGA
- the fdhF gene encoding formate dehydrogenase subunit alpha, producing the protein MNQLNETDYGTPARVSETEVTLEIDGVAVTVPSGTSVMRAAVEAGINVPKLCATDSLEPFGSCRLCLVEIEGKDGRKMKGYPASCTTPCESGMKVQTQTPKLADIRRGVMELYISDHPLDCLTCPTNGNCELQDMAGTVGLREVRYGYDGDNHLEMKKDESNPYFTYDPSKCIVCNRCVRACEETQGTFALTISGRGFESRVSAGQMDTFMESECVSCGACVQACPTATLTEKTVIMMGQAEHSKVTTCAYCGVGCAFKAEMKGNEVVRMVPYKDGKANHGHSCVKGRFAWGYATHKDRITKPMIRSKITDPWREVSWEEALGYAASEFRRIQAKHGKDSIGGITSSRCTNEETYLVQKLVRAAFGNNNVDTCARVCHSPTGYGLKQTLGESAGTQTFDSVMKSDVIMIIGANPAAAHPVFASQMKRRLRQGAKLIVIDPRTTEMVKSPHIQADYHLKLRPGTNVAVITALAHVIMSENLQSEEYIRERCDVQSYEQWKEFVLREDNSPEALSAVCGVPAEELRGAARLFATGGNGAIYYGLGVTEHAQGSTMVIGIANLAMATGNVGREGVGVNPLRGQNNVQGSCDMGSFPHELPGYRHISDSTVRSMFEQAWGVTLNPEPGLRIPNMFDAALDGSFKGLYCEGEDIVQSDPNTQHVAAALQEMECIVIQDLFLNETAKYAHVFLPGSSFLEKDGTFTNAERRISRVRKVMPSKSGKSDWEVTVALAEALGYPMPYNHPSEIMDEIAALTPSFHGVSYDKLERLGSIQWPCNESAPEGTPIMHIGSFIRGKGKFLNTQYFATDEKVTQRYPLILTTGRILSQYNVGAQTRRTENSQWHNEDRLEIHPHDAEDRGVREGDWVGIESRAGQTVLRATVTERVQPGVVYTTFHFPESGANVITTDNSDWATNCPEYKVTAVQVMPVSQPSEWQQHYEQFNREQLGLLKGEQAPQEPLVTK; encoded by the coding sequence ATGAACCAGCTCAACGAAACAGATTACGGCACGCCGGCGCGTGTCTCCGAGACAGAAGTCACGCTTGAAATTGATGGCGTTGCCGTCACCGTGCCGAGCGGCACCTCGGTGATGCGGGCCGCAGTGGAAGCCGGCATCAACGTGCCCAAGTTATGCGCCACCGACAGCCTGGAACCCTTCGGCTCATGTCGTCTATGTCTGGTCGAGATCGAAGGCAAGGACGGCCGCAAGATGAAGGGCTATCCCGCCTCTTGCACCACGCCGTGCGAATCCGGCATGAAGGTACAGACACAGACGCCCAAGCTGGCCGACATCCGGCGCGGCGTGATGGAGCTGTATATCTCCGACCATCCGCTCGATTGCCTGACCTGCCCAACCAACGGCAATTGCGAACTGCAGGACATGGCCGGTACGGTCGGATTGCGCGAGGTGCGCTACGGCTACGACGGCGACAATCACCTGGAGATGAAGAAGGACGAGTCCAATCCTTACTTCACCTACGACCCGTCCAAATGCATCGTCTGCAATCGCTGCGTGCGCGCCTGCGAAGAGACGCAAGGCACCTTTGCACTGACCATCAGCGGCCGCGGCTTCGAGTCGCGCGTCTCGGCAGGGCAGATGGATACTTTCATGGAATCCGAATGTGTCTCCTGCGGCGCTTGCGTGCAGGCTTGCCCGACAGCCACGCTGACCGAAAAGACCGTCATCATGATGGGTCAGGCAGAACACAGCAAGGTCACCACCTGCGCCTATTGCGGGGTGGGTTGCGCGTTCAAGGCCGAGATGAAGGGCAATGAAGTCGTGCGCATGGTGCCGTACAAGGACGGCAAGGCCAACCACGGTCACTCCTGCGTCAAAGGGCGTTTCGCCTGGGGTTATGCGACGCACAAGGACCGCATCACCAAGCCGATGATCCGCAGCAAGATCACCGATCCATGGCGCGAAGTGTCGTGGGAAGAGGCGCTGGGCTATGCCGCCAGCGAATTCCGCCGCATCCAGGCCAAGCACGGCAAGGATTCGATCGGTGGCATCACCTCGTCGCGTTGCACCAATGAAGAAACCTATCTGGTGCAAAAACTGGTGCGCGCCGCCTTCGGCAACAACAACGTCGATACCTGCGCACGCGTCTGCCACTCGCCGACCGGCTATGGTCTCAAGCAGACGCTGGGCGAATCTGCCGGTACCCAGACTTTTGATTCCGTCATGAAGTCGGACGTCATCATGATCATCGGCGCCAACCCAGCCGCGGCGCACCCTGTGTTCGCTTCGCAGATGAAGCGTCGCCTGCGTCAGGGCGCGAAGCTGATCGTCATCGATCCGCGCACCACCGAGATGGTCAAGTCGCCGCACATTCAGGCCGACTACCACCTCAAACTGCGTCCCGGCACCAATGTCGCCGTGATTACTGCGCTGGCGCACGTGATCATGTCCGAAAACCTGCAAAGCGAGGAATACATCCGCGAACGTTGCGATGTTCAATCCTATGAGCAGTGGAAAGAGTTCGTGCTGCGTGAGGATAATTCGCCGGAAGCCTTGTCCGCTGTCTGCGGCGTGCCGGCGGAAGAACTGCGCGGCGCAGCCCGTTTGTTCGCCACCGGTGGCAATGGCGCGATCTATTACGGCCTGGGCGTGACTGAGCATGCACAAGGCTCCACCATGGTGATCGGCATCGCCAATCTTGCGATGGCGACCGGCAACGTCGGCCGCGAGGGTGTCGGCGTCAATCCGCTGCGTGGACAGAATAACGTGCAGGGTTCCTGTGACATGGGCTCGTTCCCGCATGAATTGCCGGGTTATCGCCACATTTCCGATTCGACGGTGCGTTCAATGTTTGAGCAAGCATGGGGCGTGACGCTTAATCCTGAGCCGGGTTTGCGGATTCCCAACATGTTCGACGCTGCGCTCGACGGCAGCTTCAAAGGCCTGTATTGCGAGGGTGAAGACATCGTTCAGTCTGACCCCAACACCCAGCACGTTGCGGCCGCCTTGCAGGAAATGGAATGCATCGTGATTCAGGATCTGTTCCTCAATGAGACCGCCAAGTATGCGCACGTATTCCTCCCGGGTTCGTCCTTCCTGGAAAAAGATGGCACCTTCACCAACGCCGAGCGCCGCATCTCGCGCGTGCGCAAGGTGATGCCGTCGAAGTCGGGCAAGTCGGACTGGGAAGTCACGGTGGCGCTGGCCGAAGCGCTCGGCTATCCGATGCCGTACAATCATCCATCGGAAATCATGGACGAAATTGCCGCACTGACGCCGAGTTTTCATGGTGTCAGTTACGACAAGCTGGAACGTCTCGGCAGCATCCAGTGGCCATGCAATGAATCGGCCCCGGAAGGTACGCCGATCATGCACATCGGCAGCTTCATCCGCGGCAAGGGCAAGTTCCTCAATACGCAGTACTTTGCGACCGATGAGAAGGTCACGCAGCGCTATCCGCTGATTCTGACCACCGGCCGTATCTTGTCGCAGTACAACGTCGGCGCTCAGACGCGTCGTACCGAGAATTCGCAGTGGCACAATGAAGATCGCCTGGAAATTCATCCGCACGATGCCGAAGATCGTGGCGTGCGCGAAGGCGACTGGGTCGGCATTGAGTCGCGTGCAGGACAAACGGTATTGCGGGCAACGGTGACCGAGCGGGTGCAGCCGGGCGTGGTCTACACCACGTTCCACTTCCCTGAGTCGGGTGCCAATGTGATCACCACCGACAACTCCGACTGGGCGACCAATTGTCCTGAGTACAAGGTCACTGCAGTGCAGGTCATGCCGGTGTCGCAGCCATCAGAATGGCAGCAGCATTACGAACAGTTCAATCGTGAGCAGCTGGGGTTGCTGAAAGGTGAGCAGGCGCCGCAGGAGCCTTTGGTCACGAAATAA
- a CDS encoding NADH-quinone oxidoreductase subunit NuoF, with the protein MSVTIYVPRDSAAIALGANDVAVAISGEAKKRGVEIHIVRNGSRGMFWLEPMVEVATAQGRVAYGPVDPADVAGLFDAGFVQGGAHALEQGLTEEIPYLKNQERLTFARVGITDPVSLSDYLAHEGYAGLRRAIGMSSEAIVQEVLDSGLRGRGGAAFPTGIKWKTVANAQAAQKYIVCNADEGDSGTFSDRMVMEDDPFVLIEGMTIAGLAVGATQGYIYVRSEYPHAIAALNEAIATASQNGYLGANILGSGKAFRLEVRMGAGAYICGEETALLESLEGKRGVVRAKPPLPALEGLFGKPTVINNVISLATVPIVLARGAAFYKNYGMGRSHGTLPFQLAGNVKYGGLVEKAFGLTLRQLLEDFGGGTLSGRPIRAVQVGGPLGAYMPQQQLDTPLDYEAFAAIGAMVGHGGMVVFDDSVDMAQQARYAMEFCAIESCGKCTPCRIGSTRGVEVIDKIISNDNRPQQVHLLRDLCDTMLNGSLCAMGGLTPYPVLSALNHFPEDFGSPTEKAA; encoded by the coding sequence ATGAGCGTAACTATCTACGTCCCGCGTGATTCTGCCGCCATTGCTCTGGGCGCCAATGACGTCGCCGTAGCGATCTCCGGCGAGGCGAAAAAGCGCGGTGTCGAAATCCATATCGTGCGCAACGGATCACGCGGCATGTTCTGGCTGGAGCCCATGGTTGAGGTAGCGACCGCACAAGGCCGCGTCGCTTACGGCCCGGTTGATCCTGCCGATGTGGCGGGTTTGTTCGATGCCGGTTTCGTGCAGGGCGGGGCGCACGCATTGGAACAGGGCTTGACTGAAGAAATTCCTTATCTGAAAAATCAGGAGCGCCTGACCTTTGCCCGCGTCGGCATCACCGATCCGGTGTCGCTCAGCGACTATCTGGCGCACGAGGGGTATGCCGGGCTACGACGCGCGATCGGCATGAGCAGCGAAGCCATCGTGCAGGAAGTCCTGGATTCCGGTCTGCGCGGACGCGGTGGTGCTGCGTTCCCAACCGGTATCAAATGGAAAACGGTGGCCAATGCGCAGGCAGCGCAGAAGTACATCGTCTGCAATGCCGACGAAGGTGACTCCGGCACCTTCTCCGACCGCATGGTGATGGAAGACGATCCCTTCGTGTTGATCGAGGGCATGACGATTGCCGGTCTGGCGGTCGGCGCGACGCAGGGTTATATCTACGTGCGTTCTGAATATCCTCACGCCATTGCCGCGCTCAACGAAGCGATCGCCACGGCCAGCCAGAATGGCTATCTGGGCGCCAATATCCTCGGCTCCGGCAAGGCATTCCGTCTGGAAGTGCGCATGGGCGCCGGCGCCTATATCTGCGGTGAAGAAACGGCCTTGCTGGAAAGCCTGGAGGGCAAGCGCGGCGTAGTGCGCGCCAAGCCGCCCTTGCCGGCATTGGAGGGCTTGTTCGGCAAGCCGACCGTGATCAACAACGTGATCTCGCTGGCAACGGTGCCTATCGTGCTGGCGCGCGGTGCGGCGTTTTACAAGAACTATGGCATGGGCCGTTCGCACGGTACCTTGCCGTTTCAGCTGGCCGGTAACGTCAAATACGGCGGCCTGGTCGAGAAGGCCTTTGGCCTGACTCTGCGCCAACTGCTGGAAGATTTCGGCGGCGGCACCCTCAGCGGCCGGCCGATTCGCGCGGTGCAGGTGGGAGGTCCATTGGGGGCCTACATGCCGCAGCAGCAGCTCGATACGCCGCTGGATTACGAAGCCTTTGCCGCCATCGGCGCCATGGTCGGCCACGGCGGCATGGTAGTGTTCGACGACAGTGTCGACATGGCGCAACAAGCGCGCTATGCGATGGAGTTCTGCGCCATCGAATCCTGCGGAAAATGCACGCCATGCCGCATCGGTTCCACACGCGGCGTCGAGGTGATCGACAAGATCATCTCCAACGACAATCGTCCGCAGCAAGTGCATCTGCTGCGCGACCTGTGCGACACCATGCTCAACGGTTCTCTGTGCGCCATGGGCGGCCTGACGCCGTATCCGGTGCTGTCGGCACTGAACCATTTCCCAGAAGACTTTGGTTCGCCGACTGAAAAAGCCGCCTGA
- a CDS encoding formate dehydrogenase subunit gamma produces the protein MNREQPFDVGAVRDVIAARRHMPGAMLPILHGIQDAVGFVPADAVPMIADALNVSRAEVHGVISFYHHFRQQPAGKHVIQVCRAEACQSVGSEALARHAEKLLGCAFHETTADGQFSLEPVYCLGLCACGPNVVVDGELHARVGADKLDRLLQAKRGAS, from the coding sequence ATGAACAGAGAACAGCCTTTCGACGTCGGCGCAGTCAGGGATGTGATTGCCGCGCGCCGTCATATGCCCGGCGCGATGTTGCCCATTCTTCACGGGATCCAGGATGCAGTAGGCTTCGTGCCGGCCGATGCTGTGCCGATGATCGCCGATGCCCTGAACGTATCGCGTGCGGAAGTACACGGCGTGATTTCCTTCTACCATCACTTCCGCCAGCAACCCGCCGGCAAGCATGTGATTCAGGTCTGCCGTGCTGAAGCCTGTCAGTCGGTCGGCTCCGAAGCCTTGGCCAGACATGCCGAGAAATTACTCGGCTGTGCCTTTCATGAAACCACTGCCGATGGCCAGTTCTCGCTTGAACCGGTCTACTGCCTGGGCCTGTGCGCCTGCGGCCCGAATGTCGTGGTCGACGGCGAACTGCATGCGCGCGTTGGCGCCGATAAACTGGATCGCCTGCTGCAAGCCAAGCGAGGTGCGTCATGA